One genomic window of Luteitalea pratensis includes the following:
- a CDS encoding IS630 family transposase: MPAAVPPISLSATDRDEIDRWLDAQNTPQQVALRSRIVLAAAAGHSDSGIAADLGINRKTVMLWRARFAAGGLTSLWEIAPGRGRKATYDGAKIKAIVDTTLQTRPEGTTHWSCRLMAARQGVSKSTVSTIWRSHHLQPHRVTRFKLSRDPHFLAKLTDVVGLYLNPPQQALVLCVDEKSQIQALDRTQPGLPLKKGRCGTMTHDYKRNGTTTLFAALEILEGRVVGQCYERHRHQEFVKFLRTLDHEFPGPVPLHLVLDNYGTHTHPTVRAWLARHPRFLLHFVPTSSSWLNLIERWFGELTGKRVRRGSFANVEELQQAIQEFLAAWNAHPKPFVWTATVQRIEEKLARCRQTLEQIQPGSTQPRRRRRSKALSS, from the coding sequence ATGCCCGCTGCTGTTCCCCCGATCAGCCTCAGTGCTACCGACCGGGACGAAATCGACCGGTGGTTGGACGCCCAGAACACCCCGCAGCAAGTCGCGTTGCGCAGTCGCATCGTGCTGGCAGCGGCGGCCGGGCACTCCGACTCCGGCATCGCCGCCGACCTCGGGATCAATCGGAAGACCGTGATGTTGTGGCGTGCCCGATTCGCGGCAGGCGGCCTCACGAGTCTCTGGGAGATCGCGCCGGGGCGGGGGCGGAAGGCGACCTATGACGGCGCCAAGATCAAAGCGATCGTCGACACCACCCTGCAGACGCGGCCGGAGGGGACGACCCACTGGAGTTGCCGCCTGATGGCCGCACGTCAGGGCGTCAGTAAGTCCACCGTCAGCACCATCTGGCGCAGCCATCATCTCCAGCCGCATCGGGTCACGCGGTTCAAGTTGTCGCGGGACCCGCACTTCTTGGCGAAGCTCACCGATGTCGTGGGGCTCTACCTGAATCCGCCGCAGCAGGCCCTGGTGCTGTGTGTCGATGAAAAGAGCCAGATTCAGGCGCTCGATCGTACGCAGCCGGGCCTCCCGTTGAAGAAGGGCCGCTGCGGCACGATGACGCATGACTACAAGCGCAATGGCACGACGACCCTGTTTGCCGCCCTGGAGATCTTGGAAGGACGGGTCGTCGGCCAGTGTTACGAACGCCACCGACACCAAGAGTTCGTCAAGTTTCTGCGCACGCTGGACCACGAGTTTCCTGGCCCGGTGCCATTGCACTTGGTGTTAGATAACTACGGCACGCACACCCATCCCACGGTCCGCGCCTGGCTCGCACGGCATCCGCGCTTTCTCCTGCATTTTGTCCCGACCAGTTCCAGTTGGCTCAATCTTATTGAACGGTGGTTTGGGGAACTCACCGGGAAACGTGTCCGCCGCGGATCGTTCGCCAACGTGGAAGAATTGCAGCAAGCCATTCAGGAGTTTCTGGCCGCGTGGAACGCACACCCGAAGCCATTCGTGTGGACGGCGACCGTGCAACGGATCGAAGAGAAGCTCGCACGCTGCCGCCAAACGCTCGAGCAAATTCAGCCCGGCTCCACGCAGCCGCGCCGCCGACGGCGGTCCAAGGCGTTGTCCAGTTAA
- a CDS encoding DUF3037 domain-containing protein, whose translation MRDCHAYDYAVLRVVPHVEREEFVNVGVILSCPERRFLGTRVHLDATRLKAFAPTLDEDIVRSHLASFEAVCRGGADAGPIGALPARQRFHWLVAPRSTVIQTSPAHTGWCRDPEDTLERLLRQYVITDASNA comes from the coding sequence GTGCGCGACTGTCACGCGTATGACTACGCCGTGCTCCGGGTCGTGCCGCACGTCGAGCGCGAGGAGTTCGTCAACGTCGGCGTGATTCTCTCGTGCCCCGAGCGCCGCTTCCTCGGCACGCGGGTGCACCTGGATGCCACGCGACTGAAGGCGTTCGCGCCGACCCTGGATGAGGATATCGTCCGCAGCCACCTGGCATCGTTCGAGGCGGTGTGCCGGGGCGGGGCAGACGCGGGCCCCATTGGCGCGCTCCCGGCGCGGCAGCGGTTCCACTGGCTCGTGGCGCCCCGCAGTACCGTGATCCAGACGTCGCCGGCGCACACCGGCTGGTGCCGCGACCCGGAGGACACGCTCGAGAGATTGTTGCGGCAGTACGTCATCACTGACGCCTCTAACGCCTAG
- a CDS encoding nucleoside permease, whose protein sequence is MPIAVRLKLSLLMFLQYFIWGTWYVTMGPYLNETLKFSGPQQGLAYGATALAAIVSPFFVGMVADRFFATEKILAVLHLVGGLLLFYVSTLDSFSTFYPVLLIYTLCYMPTLALANSLSFRQMKDPGKEFPGIRVLGTIGWIVAGYAIAVLGFGTSAGMFQAAAAASIALGLYSFALPHTPPTSVGHAVTMRDILGLDALALMKERSFLIFVLGSFLICIPLQFYYGLAGTFLSEIGVANVSSKMTLGQWSEIGFMLLMPFFFVRLGVKWMLIVGMIAWTVRYTLFALGDAGAGMWMLYVGILLHGICYDFFFVTGQIYVDKKAPAHLRGAAQGFIAFVTLGVGMFIGSLVFGPVVDAYKLVDASGVVSHTWSAIWVFPAAAALLVLVLFAAMFNDRVATEAK, encoded by the coding sequence ATGCCGATCGCCGTCCGCCTCAAGCTCTCCCTCCTCATGTTCCTCCAGTACTTCATCTGGGGGACGTGGTACGTGACGATGGGGCCGTACCTGAACGAGACGCTCAAGTTCAGTGGCCCGCAGCAGGGGCTGGCCTATGGCGCCACCGCGCTGGCAGCCATCGTCTCGCCGTTCTTCGTGGGCATGGTCGCCGACCGGTTCTTCGCCACCGAGAAGATTCTGGCGGTGCTGCACCTGGTGGGAGGGCTGCTGCTGTTCTACGTCTCGACCCTCGACAGCTTTAGCACCTTCTATCCGGTGCTGCTGATCTACACCTTGTGCTACATGCCGACGCTGGCCCTGGCCAACTCGCTGTCGTTCCGGCAGATGAAGGATCCCGGCAAGGAGTTCCCCGGCATCCGGGTGCTCGGCACGATCGGCTGGATTGTCGCGGGTTATGCGATTGCGGTGCTCGGGTTCGGCACCAGTGCTGGCATGTTCCAGGCGGCCGCGGCCGCCTCGATCGCGCTCGGCCTCTACAGCTTTGCGCTCCCGCACACGCCCCCGACCAGCGTCGGCCACGCCGTCACCATGCGCGACATTCTCGGCCTCGACGCACTCGCGCTGATGAAGGAACGCTCGTTCCTGATCTTCGTGCTCGGCTCATTCCTGATCTGCATCCCGCTGCAGTTCTACTACGGGCTCGCGGGCACGTTCCTCAGCGAGATCGGCGTGGCGAATGTATCGAGCAAGATGACGCTCGGTCAGTGGTCCGAGATCGGCTTCATGCTCCTGATGCCGTTCTTCTTCGTCCGGCTCGGCGTGAAGTGGATGCTGATCGTCGGCATGATCGCGTGGACGGTGCGCTACACGTTGTTCGCCCTCGGGGATGCAGGCGCGGGGATGTGGATGCTTTACGTTGGCATCCTGCTGCACGGCATCTGCTACGACTTCTTCTTCGTCACCGGCCAGATCTACGTCGACAAGAAGGCGCCGGCGCATCTGCGCGGTGCGGCACAGGGCTTCATCGCGTTCGTCACGCTGGGCGTCGGCATGTTCATCGGCTCGCTCGTGTTCGGACCGGTCGTCGACGCCTACAAGCTGGTCGACGCCTCGGGCGTCGTCAGCCACACCTGGTCCGCCATCTGGGTCTTTCCGGCTGCCGCCGCATTGCTGGTGCTCGTCCTCTTCGCCGCGATGTTCAACGACCGCGTGGCGACCGAAGCAAAGTAG
- a CDS encoding cysteine desulfurase family protein, protein MPIYLDYHATTPVDPRVFAAMTPYFMEIFGNPASTSHRVGLQARAVVEQARQRIATALNASSPREIVFTSGSTESNNLAIKGVVRMYESRGRHVLTAVTEHKCVLNACKALRDDGYEVTFLPVASDGSLSVADVEGALRPDTVLVSLMHANNEIGVIHDIAAIGAVCRARGVLVHTDATQSFGKVPVDVQALHVDLLSMSGHKMYGPKGVGALYVRTPCTLAPQLDGGGHEFGLRSGTLNVPGIVGLADAVVLAGADLQTDRHTQRAMRDRLWLALQDAFPSVLLNGPDPIASPDRRLPNNLNVSVPGAAGDALLAALGDDICVSTSSACTSASGESSHVLSAIGREEGLTNLRISVGRPTTLTEIDQVVACISRATLTPNA, encoded by the coding sequence GTGCCCATCTACCTCGACTATCACGCGACGACCCCGGTGGATCCCAGGGTGTTCGCCGCCATGACTCCGTACTTCATGGAGATCTTCGGCAACCCCGCGAGTACCAGTCATCGCGTCGGGTTGCAGGCGCGGGCCGTCGTCGAGCAGGCCCGCCAGCGGATCGCGACGGCCCTCAATGCGTCGTCTCCGCGCGAGATCGTCTTCACGTCCGGTTCCACCGAATCCAACAACCTCGCCATCAAGGGCGTGGTGCGCATGTACGAATCGCGCGGCCGTCACGTCCTGACGGCTGTCACGGAGCACAAGTGCGTCCTCAACGCCTGCAAGGCGCTGCGTGACGACGGCTACGAGGTCACCTTCCTGCCGGTGGCCAGCGATGGTTCGCTGTCGGTTGCCGATGTCGAAGGCGCCCTCCGTCCAGACACCGTGCTGGTGTCGCTGATGCACGCCAACAACGAGATCGGCGTGATCCACGACATCGCCGCGATCGGCGCGGTGTGCCGGGCCCGGGGCGTGCTGGTGCACACCGATGCCACGCAATCGTTCGGCAAGGTGCCCGTGGACGTGCAGGCTTTGCACGTGGACCTGCTGTCCATGAGTGGTCACAAGATGTACGGCCCGAAGGGCGTCGGCGCGCTCTACGTGCGCACGCCCTGCACGCTCGCGCCCCAGCTCGATGGCGGCGGCCACGAATTCGGCCTTCGCAGCGGCACCCTGAACGTGCCCGGCATCGTTGGTCTTGCCGATGCGGTCGTGCTCGCCGGCGCAGACCTCCAGACCGACCGTCACACGCAGCGCGCGATGCGCGATCGACTCTGGCTGGCGCTGCAGGACGCCTTTCCGTCGGTGCTGCTGAACGGGCCCGATCCGATCGCAAGTCCTGACCGGCGACTGCCCAACAACCTCAACGTGAGCGTGCCCGGCGCCGCCGGTGACGCCCTGCTCGCGGCCCTCGGTGACGACATCTGCGTCTCCACGAGCTCGGCATGCACGAGCGCATCCGGTGAGTCCTCGCATGTCCTCAGCGCGATCGGCCGCGAGGAAGGCCTCACCAACCTGCGCATCAGCGTCGGGCGCCCGACCACTCTCACCGAGATCGACCAGGTGGTCGCGTGCATCAGCAGGGCCACATTAACGCCTAACGCCTAA
- a CDS encoding HipA family kinase: MSSLRTVHVTRYVTPLREGGSLPAIIEADDDGLYVLKFRGAGQGPRALIAELVSGELARALGLPVPEVVFVDLDADLARTEPDPEIQELIRASAGLNLALDYLPGSVAFDPVADRVDSTLASEVVWFDAFTANVDRTARNTNLLMWHRRLWLIDHGASLYFHHGTPAAEFVLRADDAFPRISEHVLLGRASAIGEADMRLTPRLSDEVIDGVTGHIPDAWLGEGAEAQRTAYADYLRARVRGARSFMEEATRARLSRV; the protein is encoded by the coding sequence ATGTCGTCCCTCCGCACCGTCCACGTCACACGCTACGTGACGCCGCTTCGCGAGGGTGGGTCCCTCCCGGCGATCATCGAAGCCGATGACGATGGACTCTACGTGCTCAAGTTTCGGGGCGCGGGGCAGGGGCCCCGCGCGCTGATTGCCGAACTGGTGTCAGGCGAACTGGCGCGGGCGCTCGGCCTGCCGGTGCCGGAAGTGGTGTTTGTCGACCTGGATGCCGATCTGGCGCGGACCGAGCCAGATCCGGAGATCCAGGAACTGATCCGGGCCAGCGCAGGCCTCAATCTCGCGCTCGACTATCTCCCCGGATCGGTCGCCTTCGACCCGGTCGCGGATCGGGTCGATTCCACGCTGGCGTCCGAAGTGGTCTGGTTCGACGCGTTCACGGCCAACGTCGATCGCACCGCGCGCAACACCAACCTCCTGATGTGGCATCGCCGTCTGTGGTTGATCGACCATGGCGCGAGCCTGTATTTCCATCACGGGACACCGGCGGCGGAGTTCGTCCTCCGCGCCGACGATGCCTTCCCCCGCATCAGCGAGCACGTGCTGCTCGGGCGTGCATCCGCGATCGGCGAGGCCGACATGCGGCTGACACCACGGCTCTCGGACGAGGTGATCGACGGCGTGACCGGGCACATTCCCGACGCCTGGCTTGGCGAGGGCGCGGAGGCGCAGCGCACTGCATACGCAGACTACCTGCGCGCGCGTGTTCGCGGCGCGCGATCGTTCATGGAGGAGGCGACCCGTGCGCGACTGTCACGCGTATGA